A stretch of the Actinoalloteichus fjordicus genome encodes the following:
- the rsmA gene encoding 16S rRNA (adenine(1518)-N(6)/adenine(1519)-N(6))-dimethyltransferase RsmA, with protein sequence MSESQKSAGSSALLGPADVRRLAAELDVRPTKKLGQNFVHDPNTVRRIVWVAGVGAEDVVLEVGPGLGSLTLALLPHAREVVAVEIDPVLAERLPATVAERAPTLAEKLRVVTADAMRVGAEELGEPTALVANLPYNVAVPVVLHLLERLPSLRTGLVMVQAEVADRLAAQPGSRVYGVPSVKAAWYAEVRRAANVPRGVFWPMPNVDSGLVAFRRRETPPSEASRTEVFAVIDAAFSQRRKTMRSALAGWAGSPAEAERLLRAAGVDPSIRGEQLTVTQFAAIAAARLAGE encoded by the coding sequence GTGAGTGAATCGCAGAAGTCGGCCGGGTCGAGCGCGCTGCTCGGTCCGGCCGATGTTCGTCGGCTGGCTGCCGAGTTGGACGTCCGACCCACCAAGAAGCTCGGCCAGAACTTCGTGCACGACCCGAACACCGTGCGGCGCATCGTCTGGGTGGCCGGGGTCGGCGCCGAGGACGTCGTGCTGGAGGTCGGCCCGGGCCTCGGCTCGCTCACCCTGGCGCTGCTCCCGCACGCCCGCGAGGTGGTGGCAGTGGAGATCGATCCGGTACTGGCGGAACGGCTGCCCGCGACGGTGGCCGAGCGCGCCCCCACCCTGGCCGAGAAGCTGCGGGTGGTGACGGCCGACGCGATGCGCGTCGGGGCCGAGGAGCTCGGGGAGCCGACAGCGCTGGTCGCGAACCTGCCCTACAACGTCGCGGTGCCCGTGGTGCTACACCTGCTGGAGCGGCTGCCGAGCCTGCGCACTGGATTGGTGATGGTGCAGGCCGAGGTGGCCGACCGGCTGGCCGCCCAGCCCGGCAGCCGGGTCTACGGGGTGCCGAGTGTGAAGGCGGCCTGGTACGCGGAGGTTCGGCGTGCCGCGAACGTGCCGCGCGGCGTCTTCTGGCCAATGCCCAATGTGGACTCCGGCCTGGTCGCGTTTCGCCGCAGGGAGACGCCGCCCTCGGAGGCGTCGCGCACCGAGGTCTTCGCGGTGATCGACGCGGCGTTCTCGCAGCGGCGCAAGACGATGCGCTCGGCGTTGGCGGGCTGGGCCGGGTCGCCTGCCGAGGCGGAACGACTGCTGCGCGCGGCGGGCGTCGACCCGTCGATCCGGGGCGAGCAGCTCACGGTCACCCAGTTCGCCGCGATCGCGGCGGCTCGGTTGGCGGGTGAATGA
- a CDS encoding sigma-70 family RNA polymerase sigma factor produces MDAATVECFEANRDRLASLAYRLLGSAADAEDTVQDAFLRWQTADRAHIEVPEAWLTKVVTNLSIDRLRSAKMRHERAVGDWLPEPLLDGDPMLGPADTVEQRESVTMAVLLLLERLPPIERAVYVLREAFSFPHAEIAAILDITESASQQHAHRARRHVTAERNISEVDSAAARRIVEAFVNAASSGRTEQLVALLTEDATAIADGANWTMKLVRYADPERIAAIVRAGFKPTAAKRKLVGGSPAIHAAVVNGSPAMIATLGDRVLAVVVLEIRDDKISAVRSVGGPARLGRFIEQWDRREHDDPLIEKW; encoded by the coding sequence ATGGACGCTGCCACCGTGGAGTGTTTCGAGGCCAACCGGGATCGGTTGGCCTCACTCGCGTACCGGCTGCTCGGCTCGGCCGCCGATGCCGAGGACACCGTGCAGGACGCGTTCCTGCGCTGGCAGACCGCAGATCGGGCACACATCGAGGTACCCGAGGCGTGGCTGACGAAGGTGGTCACCAACCTGTCCATCGACCGACTCCGTTCGGCGAAGATGCGCCATGAACGGGCGGTCGGCGACTGGCTGCCGGAACCGCTCCTCGATGGTGATCCGATGCTCGGCCCGGCGGACACCGTCGAGCAGCGAGAATCGGTGACAATGGCGGTCCTGCTGCTCCTGGAACGCCTCCCGCCGATCGAGCGAGCCGTCTATGTTCTGCGCGAGGCCTTCTCTTTCCCCCACGCCGAGATCGCCGCGATCCTCGACATCACCGAGTCCGCGAGCCAGCAACACGCCCACCGGGCCCGGCGTCATGTGACCGCCGAGCGCAACATCAGTGAAGTCGACAGCGCAGCCGCGCGCCGTATCGTCGAGGCGTTCGTCAACGCCGCTTCCTCGGGCCGTACCGAACAATTGGTGGCGTTGCTGACCGAGGATGCGACCGCGATCGCCGACGGCGCCAACTGGACCATGAAGCTGGTGCGGTACGCAGATCCCGAGCGTATTGCTGCGATCGTGCGAGCCGGTTTCAAGCCGACTGCGGCGAAGCGGAAGTTGGTAGGCGGCTCTCCAGCGATCCACGCCGCCGTGGTCAACGGCTCTCCCGCAATGATCGCCACGCTCGGGGACCGGGTTCTGGCGGTGGTGGTCCTGGAGATTCGTGACGACAAGATCTCGGCCGTTCGCAGTGTGGGGGGCCCGGCCCGCCTCGGCCGCTTCATTGAACAATGGGATCGGCGCGAACACGACGACCCCCTTATCGAGAAGTGGTGA
- a CDS encoding SDR family NAD(P)-dependent oxidoreductase codes for MDSYVADFIDLEHLAGQLRTAYPKIDVLANNAGGVVGTRKKTVDGFEKTFQVDHLAPFLLTRRLLDTLISERASVLQTSSMVRFVKKIHLDDLDHDRDHDPVHAYGAAKPANILFTTELHRYHADGISAASFYPGIVKTNFAADTTSPVMRFVRSLSTKPLIGRALLPTPEQRADQIVWLAEGVPGTDWQSGAYYYRRRAVTPRNAQAGDAVLARGLWERSEELLAGQLS; via the coding sequence GTGGACAGCTACGTCGCAGACTTCATCGACCTCGAGCACCTCGCGGGTCAACTTCGTACCGCATACCCGAAGATCGACGTGCTGGCCAACAACGCGGGCGGAGTGGTCGGCACACGGAAGAAGACCGTGGACGGCTTCGAGAAGACGTTCCAGGTCGACCATCTCGCGCCGTTCCTGCTCACGCGGCGGCTGCTGGACACGCTGATCTCCGAACGCGCGTCGGTGTTACAGACCTCCAGCATGGTGCGGTTCGTCAAGAAGATCCACCTGGACGATCTCGATCACGACCGCGATCACGACCCGGTGCACGCCTACGGCGCGGCGAAACCGGCGAACATCCTGTTCACCACGGAACTGCATCGCTACCACGCCGACGGCATCTCGGCGGCCTCGTTCTATCCGGGCATCGTCAAGACGAACTTCGCCGCCGACACCACCAGCCCGGTCATGCGCTTCGTCCGATCGCTCAGCACCAAGCCGCTGATCGGACGCGCCCTGCTGCCCACGCCCGAGCAACGCGCGGATCAGATCGTGTGGCTTGCCGAAGGCGTCCCCGGAACGGACTGGCAGTCGGGGGCCTACTACTACCGGCGCAGGGCCGTCACGCCGCGCAACGCGCAGGCGGGCGATGCCGTCCTCGCGCGTGGCCTGTGGGAACGCTCCGAAGAACTCCTCGCGGGACAGCTCTCATGA
- a CDS encoding helix-turn-helix domain-containing protein, with protein sequence MSTARSRGLSAEIRRLRQATGMTMGDLADRLPDLSRSTINRMELGQRIPTPEETSALLVALEIGGEEAAHVLALSRRATESRWWEVGAPGLPRQLKSWIGFEQDASAITDWSLDVVPGLLQTAAYAHAIIRLACSDPDELESRVAARLARQAILTRDTSIEYTAILDESVLRRSVGGRAVMAEQLRQLQRLGDRENITIHVTPLESREHLGLSGSYAVAHFDTGEPLVQIEHQRSAVILDDEDDVRQHVSSISTLVEMAMTSADSAAIIEHTAVEMEG encoded by the coding sequence ATGAGCACAGCGCGATCACGCGGTCTGTCAGCCGAGATTCGGCGTCTACGACAAGCGACGGGCATGACGATGGGAGACTTGGCCGACCGTCTGCCAGATCTATCCCGATCAACCATCAACCGCATGGAGCTCGGCCAACGCATCCCGACACCCGAAGAGACCTCCGCCTTGCTCGTCGCACTAGAGATCGGCGGCGAAGAAGCGGCCCACGTCCTCGCGCTGTCGCGCCGCGCCACCGAATCGCGCTGGTGGGAAGTAGGCGCTCCTGGGCTGCCTAGACAGCTGAAAAGCTGGATCGGCTTCGAGCAGGACGCTTCCGCGATCACTGACTGGTCACTCGACGTGGTGCCCGGGCTGTTGCAGACTGCGGCCTACGCTCACGCGATCATCCGGCTCGCGTGTAGCGATCCGGATGAACTCGAGAGCCGAGTTGCCGCGCGACTCGCCCGACAGGCGATCCTCACGCGTGACACGTCAATCGAGTACACAGCGATACTTGACGAGTCGGTTCTGCGAAGGTCGGTCGGTGGACGTGCGGTCATGGCTGAGCAACTCCGTCAGCTCCAACGCCTCGGTGACCGAGAGAACATCACCATCCATGTGACGCCGTTGGAGTCGAGAGAGCACCTTGGGCTCAGCGGATCGTATGCAGTGGCACACTTCGACACGGGGGAACCGCTGGTGCAGATCGAACATCAACGATCAGCGGTCATCCTCGACGATGAGGATGACGTCCGCCAGCATGTCAGCTCGATCTCTACCCTGGTCGAGATGGCGATGACCTCCGCCGACTCAGCGGCGATCATTGAACACACAGCGGTAGAGATGGAGGGCTGA
- a CDS encoding methionine ABC transporter permease, with amino-acid sequence MREPTPWDRVFDLVSAATGDTIYMVGIATVLAALGGIPLGVLLHITSPTGLSPRPVLHRVLGVVVDIGRSLPFVVLLVLLGSVTRALVGTTIGPTAVIVPLTVGAIPFVGRLVQAALREVNASVVEAAITTGASRTRMVRSVLLREAGPALVAAIGVTAVTLIGYSAMAGVIGGGGLGDVAIRFGYQRNDTRMLWASVVALGALAWFTQLLFDRLARAIDRRRSALKI; translated from the coding sequence GTGAGAGAACCGACCCCGTGGGATCGGGTCTTCGACCTGGTGTCAGCCGCCACCGGAGACACGATCTACATGGTCGGCATCGCCACCGTCCTCGCCGCCCTCGGCGGCATCCCGCTCGGGGTGCTGCTGCACATCACCTCGCCGACGGGCCTGAGCCCCCGGCCGGTGCTGCATCGGGTGCTGGGCGTGGTGGTGGACATCGGCCGTTCGCTGCCCTTCGTGGTGCTGCTGGTCCTGCTGGGGTCGGTGACTCGCGCGCTGGTCGGGACGACGATCGGACCGACGGCGGTGATCGTCCCGCTCACGGTGGGTGCCATCCCGTTCGTCGGCAGGCTCGTTCAGGCGGCGTTGCGCGAGGTCAACGCCTCGGTCGTGGAGGCCGCGATCACCACGGGGGCCAGTCGGACCCGCATGGTCCGCAGCGTCCTGCTGCGGGAGGCGGGCCCGGCGCTGGTGGCCGCGATCGGCGTCACTGCGGTGACGTTGATCGGCTACTCGGCGATGGCGGGCGTCATCGGCGGCGGCGGACTCGGCGACGTGGCGATCCGCTTCGGCTACCAGCGCAACGACACGCGGATGCTGTGGGCATCGGTCGTGGCGCTCGGCGCGCTCGCCTGGTTCACCCAGCTGCTCTTCGACCGGCTCGCCCGCGCGATCGACCGACGGCGGTCCGCGCTGAAGATCTGA
- a CDS encoding methionine ABC transporter ATP-binding protein, with translation MITVEKLTKTFPGKKGVVHALDGVTLSVPESTVCGVVGPSGAGKSTLARCIALLEQPDSGSITVEGTDLVSLRGRDLRAARRRIGVVPQGDSLLRQRTAAGNVALPLESAGVSPAARRSRVVELLDLVGLTDKAGSYPDQLSGGQRQRVAVARALAARPSVLLADEPTSALDPETTGSVLTVLDRVRAELGVTVLVVTHDMAVVRRICDDVAVLDDGQIVEHGKVLDLLTVPGSRITSSLLPEIDQASSLRGPAARADVVAEVVLVGFAAVGALLPEAANRFGVDLSILGGGLTRLGDTPVARFRIGLTGDRSEAALAWLADHEATVRRTPQEIPGVAA, from the coding sequence ATGATCACTGTCGAGAAGCTGACCAAGACCTTCCCCGGTAAGAAGGGCGTCGTGCACGCCCTGGACGGGGTGACGCTGTCCGTTCCGGAGAGCACCGTCTGCGGCGTCGTCGGCCCCAGCGGCGCGGGAAAGTCCACGCTGGCTCGCTGCATCGCGCTGCTGGAGCAGCCCGACAGCGGCTCGATCACCGTGGAGGGCACCGACCTGGTGTCGCTGCGGGGCCGTGACCTGCGGGCCGCCCGCCGTCGCATCGGCGTGGTGCCGCAGGGCGACTCGCTGCTGCGGCAGCGCACTGCCGCTGGCAACGTGGCTCTTCCGCTCGAGAGCGCGGGTGTGAGCCCCGCCGCTCGGCGGTCCAGGGTCGTCGAGCTGTTGGATCTGGTCGGCCTGACCGACAAGGCGGGCAGCTATCCGGACCAGCTCTCCGGCGGCCAGCGCCAGCGGGTGGCGGTGGCCAGGGCGCTGGCGGCCCGGCCGTCCGTGCTGCTCGCCGACGAGCCGACCTCCGCGCTGGACCCGGAGACCACGGGATCGGTGCTGACGGTGCTCGATCGCGTGCGTGCCGAACTCGGCGTGACCGTGCTCGTGGTCACCCATGACATGGCCGTCGTCCGCCGGATCTGCGACGACGTCGCGGTGCTGGACGACGGGCAGATCGTGGAGCACGGCAAGGTGCTCGACCTGCTGACCGTTCCCGGCAGCCGGATCACCTCCTCGCTGCTTCCCGAGATCGACCAGGCGTCGAGCCTGCGGGGGCCTGCTGCCAGGGCCGACGTCGTCGCCGAGGTGGTGCTCGTCGGGTTCGCCGCCGTCGGGGCGCTGCTGCCGGAGGCGGCCAACCGGTTCGGCGTGGACCTGTCGATCCTCGGCGGCGGACTCACGCGGCTCGGCGACACCCCGGTGGCGCGGTTCCGCATCGGTCTGACCGGCGACCGGTCCGAGGCCGCGCTGGCCTGGCTCGCCGACCACGAGGCGACGGTCCGTCGCACCCCACAAGAGATTCCAGGAGTAGCCGCGTGA
- a CDS encoding MetQ/NlpA family ABC transporter substrate-binding protein: MRIRRRVRDVTVLLAASAAVLAGCGSENASTTDEGAASTDGPLRVGVSPVPHGEILEFIDQELAADAGLELEVVPFNDYVQPNTALQDGSLEANYFQTVPYLDNFQIEHGGEYEWIEAVHLEPLGLYSDSVESVDDLPDGATIGVSNDPANLNRGLQLLADNGLISLREGTEGQATEADVEDNPRNFEFAPLEAAQLAVSLQDTDASVINGNYAIDSGLSPADDSILLEEAEGNPNANGVVTTPELADDPRIATLVELLTSDEVRQFIEENYDGGVLPSF; encoded by the coding sequence ATGCGCATCAGACGTCGGGTCAGAGACGTGACCGTCCTGCTGGCGGCCTCGGCCGCGGTCCTGGCGGGCTGCGGGAGCGAGAACGCATCGACCACCGACGAGGGGGCCGCCTCGACCGACGGCCCGTTGCGGGTCGGCGTGAGCCCCGTCCCGCACGGCGAGATCCTGGAGTTCATCGACCAGGAGTTGGCCGCCGACGCGGGGCTGGAGCTGGAGGTCGTCCCCTTCAACGACTACGTGCAGCCGAACACGGCGCTACAGGACGGGTCGCTGGAGGCCAACTACTTCCAGACCGTGCCCTACCTGGACAACTTCCAGATCGAGCACGGCGGCGAGTACGAGTGGATCGAGGCCGTGCACCTCGAACCGCTGGGCCTGTACTCGGACAGCGTCGAGTCGGTCGACGACCTGCCGGACGGCGCCACGATCGGCGTGTCCAACGACCCGGCCAACCTCAACCGCGGCCTTCAGCTCCTCGCCGACAACGGCCTGATCTCGCTCCGCGAGGGCACCGAGGGGCAGGCCACCGAGGCCGACGTCGAGGACAACCCGAGGAACTTCGAGTTCGCCCCGCTGGAGGCCGCGCAGCTCGCGGTGAGCCTCCAGGACACCGACGCCTCCGTGATCAACGGTAACTACGCCATCGACTCGGGCCTGAGCCCGGCTGACGACTCGATCCTGCTGGAGGAGGCGGAGGGCAACCCCAACGCCAACGGCGTCGTGACCACGCCCGAGCTGGCCGACGATCCCAGGATCGCGACGCTCGTCGAGCTGCTGACCTCCGACGAGGTCCGGCAGTTCATCGAGGAGAACTACGACGGCGGCGTGCTGCCGTCGTTCTGA
- the tgmA gene encoding putative ATP-grasp-modified RiPP, translating into MSTAVRDRFAADPVASHSAQFPLGAPFDRTSDDEPSHAGVRPWALRGMEPQPPTTAGGARTVRYDHRSQMSVDASGRPLIEAGPPTVKNKTNLDGDEGPSEDFSYDFVPDEPFPV; encoded by the coding sequence ATGTCGACAGCAGTTCGTGACCGGTTCGCCGCTGACCCGGTGGCCTCGCACAGCGCACAGTTCCCGCTGGGCGCGCCGTTCGACCGGACCAGCGACGACGAACCATCGCACGCCGGAGTGCGCCCGTGGGCGCTGCGTGGAATGGAACCTCAGCCGCCGACCACGGCAGGGGGCGCGCGGACGGTTCGCTACGACCACCGCTCGCAGATGTCGGTGGATGCCTCGGGGCGTCCGTTGATCGAGGCCGGTCCACCCACGGTGAAGAACAAGACGAACCTTGATGGCGACGAAGGCCCCTCGGAGGACTTCAGCTACGACTTCGTGCCCGACGAGCCATTCCCGGTCTGA
- a CDS encoding NAD(P)/FAD-dependent oxidoreductase — MRHRIIVLGAGYAGVFAAGCLARHLHPDDVEITAVNAESDFVERMRLHQLAAGQDLRRYELATMFANTGIRLRVARVAAVDVERRVVTVTDDEGTSTLEYDTLLYALGSTAADHGVSGVTEHAFHIAERQPTLRLRQRLDELDGQGTVLVVGGNLTAIEAATEIAESRPGLRVTLTTSGELGAWLSPKARRHLLRVFDRFNITVHEHTTIDHVEATRAVAEDGTTFAADAIVWAAGFAVHPIAAASGLDVAADGRIAVDRMMRSVSHPEVYAVGDSVYAIGENGRPLPMSCASAGLTARQATAAIIGDLTGRVISKVPLTYLGNCLSLGQKDAILQIVDGEAQSRTWSLRGRPTGTFKSGVLRGVLWSVRRPTYGLPTRKRHLSIVSDRSSERVRHLESR; from the coding sequence ATGCGGCATCGCATCATCGTCCTCGGGGCCGGATACGCCGGAGTCTTCGCCGCCGGATGCCTGGCCCGCCATCTCCATCCCGACGACGTCGAGATCACCGCCGTCAACGCCGAATCCGACTTCGTCGAGCGGATGCGCCTGCACCAGCTCGCCGCAGGCCAGGACCTACGCCGCTACGAACTGGCGACGATGTTCGCGAACACGGGCATCCGGCTCCGAGTGGCGCGCGTCGCCGCCGTCGACGTCGAGCGCCGGGTGGTCACCGTGACCGACGATGAGGGCACCAGCACGCTCGAATACGACACCCTCCTCTACGCGCTCGGCAGCACCGCGGCCGACCACGGCGTCTCTGGCGTCACCGAGCACGCCTTCCACATCGCCGAGCGACAGCCGACGCTGCGGCTGCGTCAGCGACTGGATGAGCTGGATGGGCAGGGGACGGTGCTGGTCGTGGGCGGCAACCTGACCGCGATCGAGGCGGCCACCGAGATCGCCGAGTCACGACCCGGACTCCGGGTCACCCTCACCACCAGCGGGGAACTGGGGGCCTGGCTGAGCCCGAAGGCTCGCCGTCACCTGCTGCGGGTCTTCGACCGGTTCAACATCACAGTTCACGAGCACACCACCATCGACCACGTCGAGGCGACGAGGGCCGTCGCCGAGGACGGCACCACCTTCGCTGCCGACGCGATCGTGTGGGCAGCCGGTTTCGCCGTCCACCCCATCGCCGCCGCCAGCGGTCTCGACGTCGCAGCCGACGGTCGGATCGCCGTCGACCGCATGATGCGGTCGGTCTCACACCCAGAGGTCTACGCCGTAGGTGACAGCGTCTATGCCATCGGCGAGAACGGTCGGCCGTTGCCGATGTCCTGCGCTTCGGCGGGACTCACCGCCAGGCAGGCGACGGCCGCGATAATCGGAGACCTGACCGGTCGCGTGATCTCGAAGGTTCCGTTGACCTACCTCGGAAACTGCCTCAGCCTGGGACAGAAGGACGCGATCCTTCAGATCGTCGACGGCGAGGCACAGTCGAGGACCTGGTCCCTGCGCGGCCGTCCGACCGGGACCTTCAAGTCCGGCGTGCTCCGAGGTGTCCTGTGGAGCGTGCGCCGCCCGACCTACGGGCTGCCGACCCGGAAACGTCATCTGAGCATCGTGTCCGATCGCTCCAGTGAGCGCGTTCGGCACCTAGAGTCGCGCTGA
- a CDS encoding DUF397 domain-containing protein, translating to MTEPEQRQTIWRTSSRSQNTGTCVEIGHAPGVVDIRDTKNRDGGTLHIDAATFSSFVASVKRAELS from the coding sequence GTGACGGAACCCGAACAGCGGCAAACCATCTGGCGGACGTCCAGCCGGTCACAGAACACCGGAACGTGCGTCGAGATCGGCCACGCGCCCGGCGTCGTCGACATCCGCGACACCAAGAACCGTGACGGCGGAACGCTCCACATCGACGCGGCCACCTTCAGCTCGTTCGTCGCCTCGGTCAAGCGAGCCGAACTCAGCTAG
- a CDS encoding DUF397 domain-containing protein encodes MARVTAMNWRKSSRSKSGGNCVEIGQAPGVVGIRDTKNRDGGTLDVDRAGFAAFLAAVKADRLR; translated from the coding sequence ATGGCGAGAGTGACTGCCATGAACTGGAGAAAATCAAGCCGAAGCAAGTCCGGGGGGAACTGCGTCGAGATCGGCCAAGCTCCCGGCGTCGTCGGCATCCGGGACACCAAAAACCGTGACGGCGGCACACTCGACGTCGACCGCGCAGGCTTCGCCGCGTTCTTAGCTGCGGTGAAAGCCGACCGACTCCGCTGA
- a CDS encoding DUF397 domain-containing protein, giving the protein MRSAPPCTNDEEVLIADPGRPQTNEQKSSRSGSPSDCVEIGQAPALVLIHDTKDRQSGTLRIAPVVFGDFLGLLKA; this is encoded by the coding sequence ATCCGCTCGGCGCCGCCCTGCACGAACGACGAGGAGGTCCTCATCGCTGACCCTGGACGGCCACAGACCAACGAACAAAAGTCGAGCCGCAGTGGTTCACCGTCCGATTGCGTCGAAATCGGTCAGGCACCCGCCCTCGTCCTCATCCACGACACCAAGGACCGACAAAGCGGCACGTTACGGATCGCCCCGGTCGTTTTCGGCGACTTCCTCGGCTTGCTCAAGGCCTAG